The following nucleotide sequence is from Elusimicrobiota bacterium.
ATGTTTTTTTGTTCATTATTAAACCCCTTTGATATTGTAAAGTCTATTTTTTACTTTTTCAGACGATTATACAATATTTTAAGGGTTAAAAAAACAACACAAAAATACTATTAAGCCCATTGCGAGGCGTAGCCGAAGCAATCTAACTTGTTAAGTATTATTTGGGCGGTACAGGATTTGAACCTGTGACCCCTTGCGTGTCGAGCAAGTACTCTAGCCAACTGAGCTAACCGCCCATAAAAATCAATTACAAATTAAGAATTAAGAATTCTACATTTACTCTAAATTCTCAATTCTTAACTTTAAATTCTTAATTGCTTTACAAAGGTGCGGGGCGGATTTGCCCGCCACTGAATCTATGGCGGGTTGCAGACTGCCCCTTTCCTTTTAGGTGCGGGGCGGATTTGAACCGCCGAATCGCAGTTTTGCAGACTGCTCCCTTAGCCACTTGGGTACCGCACCATCAACCTGATTTTTTCGTAATTAACCTATTAAGAAATTCTCTACCTTTTCCTGACTTAAAAAACCTTTCCCTACTCTGAGATACATTCTTATTTTCGTGTTTTTCAAAATGTACCAATTTAAATGGTCGTCTAAATTTTGTTGAATCTACTAATCCGCTATTATGCTGTTTAAATCTTAGCTCCAAATCAGAAGTATATCCTACATATAACTTATTATCTTTTTCACTACGCAAAACATAGACATAAAACTCATTTTCTTGCATTTATTTACTGTGGCGGATTTAATCTATGGCGGATTTGCCCGCCAACAAATCTGTGGCGGGTTGCAGACTGCTCCCT
It contains:
- a CDS encoding GIY-YIG nuclease family protein; translation: MQENEFYVYVLRSEKDNKLYVGYTSDLELRFKQHNSGLVDSTKFRRPFKLVHFEKHENKNVSQSRERFFKSGKGREFLNRLITKKSG